Part of the Trichocoleus sp. genome, GCTTCGGGGAACTGAAGATACTGCACAGAGACCGTATTCAGAACGGCATCAAAGGATTGGTCGGGCAGCGGCAGGAGTTGCGTTTCGTTGAGGTTTTGTAAGAAGTAATGATCCAATCGAGGATTGCGGGCGAGTTCATCTTCATTCATGCCATGCCCTTCAACATGAGCAAACTGCATCTCATCCGGTAAGTGCGAGACCCAACTGCTCATCATGTCAAAAATGCTTGTATTCGGCTTGAGTCGTTCTTGATAAAGGTCAGTGAGTTGCTGAATGAAATGTTCGTCTACATGCGTAACAAAGCGGGGAGCATCATAAAACAGAGCATCATCAGTCTGGTCAAGCTTTGTCCGATCGGTTGGTTGAAGCAACATTGATAGTTCTGACTCACTACAGCCTACAGTGTAAAAAAAATTGCGAAATGTTAAGACAATCCCAGGGATGAATCTGCAACAACGATCCCAAATGATTACTAGAGGCTTTATCGCGTATTTTAGCGATCAAAATCTGCAAGTTGAGCTTAAGCCAATTAACCTGCTTCAACAAATGGTTGAGACGATCGATCACAGGGAATACTTTTCTTAAATTCATGTGCTTCTTTTCAGGATCGCCTTATCATAAGTTAGGGCTTTCTCATCAAGATTAATGCAGGCTATTTTTCCTGCCAATTATGAGTGTCGAGAGTTCAATCTTTTTCCTAAATCAATTGTGTGAGGATGAAAACGATGGGCGCGATCGGTATGCAAAGAATGAGTCGAGTTGCGATGTTGGTCGCTATTGGAGCAATTGCGATTCCTGCCGTCACCAATCCAGTTGTGGCACAGGAGGTCGAGCGACCTACCGTTTCCGAAGCTTTCAATAATACGCTCTATTCAAACGAGCCAGACTCCCTCAACA contains:
- a CDS encoding class I SAM-dependent methyltransferase, whose amino-acid sequence is MLLQPTDRTKLDQTDDALFYDAPRFVTHVDEHFIQQLTDLYQERLKPNTSIFDMMSSWVSHLPDEMQFAHVEGHGMNEDELARNPRLDHYFLQNLNETQLLPLPDQSFDAVLNTVSVQYLQFPEAIFAEIYRILKPGGIAIFSFSNRMFYQKAIQAWRDSSEADRIELVKGYFRSIPGFAEPEVIARVSSVPSFLQMLGMGGADPFYAVIGQRTASNP